The window AACTGCCCGTCTTGCCAAACTCCTTGGCCACAAATCCTTCGATATTCGTTTATAATACTTGCCCTTTTCGCTCTTCAATACTTCACAAGCTATTCACTCTCTTAGATATCTATTAAAAAACACTTACCTATTATATTTTATTTAATTATCAGTATATTTACTTGCAAATATGTTTCAAGTGTGTTATATTGATATTTAATGATCATGTTCATTCTATATTCAATTACGGTATGATTGCAAATTGAATATAGATAGGCATGTGTACTACCTTTTTCAGATACGAAAACCGTAGTTTTGCCTATGGTAGTGCGTTTATATCAAGAAGTAATTGGTCATAGTAGTGACCTGGAAACTGGCGTAAAGTAACGAATGCTATTACGAGGAGATTGTCATGATACTACCAATTGAAGAAACTATTCTTTTGGATCTCGTTCCGTATTGGTATCGTCCGCTTCATTGGGCAGTTTGGAGTGGTCTAAACGAGTGGATTATAAAACTCATCGATGACGGACACGATATCGATGCGCGCAACCTTCGTGGTGAAACCCCTCTTCATCTAGCTATCCGCGAGAACAATAAAGAAGCAATGAGGCTTCTCATCCTTTTCGGCGCTGATGTTAATGCACGAGATTACGAGGGTTCAACTCCACTTCATGTTGCCGCGAAAAAAGGCGATGACGTGGCGCTTAGAGCACTTATCGATAGCGGCGCTGATACAACTATTTGTGATAAGCAAGGCCATAATCCAGCCGACAAAGCCGTTTCAGACATAGAAGCCCTCTTAAAGATTTACTTCACTCGAACCAACGATATCTAATTCAAAAGACATCGGCCTGTTAATACAGGCCGATGTCTACTAATTTCCAGGCTAATAATTATTGTCTTTCTCAGCCTATTGCCTTAATACTTGCCATACTCCCGCACCAATTCCAACGTTCGTTGGTACTGCTGGTAGCTGATGTTGTCAGGAACTGAGTGGTCGGAGTGGTAGATGTAGCCGCCGCCTTGCTTCATGGCGGGGATTTTGGTAAAGATTTCTTTTTCGATAACAGATGGGTCAGGATGAGCCATTGCGCGGACGTCGATACCGCCCATGAATGCTAATCGGTCGCCATATTGCTTTTTAAGCTTTAGCATGTCATTTCCGGCTTTAACTTCGAGGGGCTGAATACAGTCGAAACCAGCCTCGATGAAAAGGGGAATAAATTCCTCTATGAAGCCGCAGCTATGGAGGATCATAGGCTTGCCATGGCTTTTAAACACGTCGCACACCAGCTTATGCGCTGGCCAAAGTAGTTCTTTGTACATCGCGGCTGAGAAAAACCCTTTTTGTTTGAAGCCTAGATCGTCAAATATCCATCCGGCATCCACATCAATTCCACGGCTAAAGAGTTCTTCCGCGATCGCAACGCAAAGCCGGGAATCCGTCATGAACATGTCCTGAATCCATTCGGGATCGTCCACCATAGCCATAAGGGTTCGGTCAGGGCCTACGATAGAGCAAACCCTTGTAAACCCTAGGCCAAAGTCTAAATGCAAAAAGAAACCGTTCTCAGCCGCACGGTCATAGGTCTTCTTTGCGCTTTCATAATTAACGCGACTTTCATTTAAAACGGCGCGCGGCTTATGCTCTTCCCAAATCTCTCTCGTTTTAATAGTGAAGTCAATTAACTCGGGAGTGCTCGTTTTTGTTTTCCAGTTCTTTACCGTCTCTCCATCATTTGAAGTCGTTATCGAGAATTCTTCCGTTTCTTCAATAACTTTGCAGGGTAACTGAAGGGTATTATCACACCATATCCCACGCAAATCGAAGCCAAAGAAGTCCTGGACATCAACAACTTGAGGCATCCCTTCCTTCTGCCATCTATCGTAGGAGGTTCCCCACATGTCATCGTGAATAGGAACCCTGTCTGGCTGTTTGCGGTTTATGGCAAGTGTGACGCGTTCTTTTGAAGTCATTTGTAATCCTCAATTAACTCAATCTCATCGTTGTGTCGACTTCCTGCTATCGTACCCGATAAAATATATCTATTAAATGGCGCAAGGAGATTTACAGAATGAAGATGTTAGTTTTGTGCGGTAGCCGTAACCCTGAGGGGCAAACAGCTAAGGCGGCTCAGGGCTTAATGCATGGGGTTATCGGCAAGAACGGCCAGGCCGAAATAGTTTTGCTACCAACATTAGCGATTGAGCGTTGTCGGCAATGTGATGATAGCGGATGGGGGATTTGTATTAAAGAGGGGAAATGCATCATCGAGGATGACTTCGCAGGTCTGGTGGAGCGGGTGAAGGGGGCTGATGTGGTTGCATTCGCCACGCCGGTCTACTTTAGCGACCTCAGCGAATCGATGCGAGCCTTCCTCGATCGATTGCGGCGAACTTGTTGCAATGAGGTCGGTAGGGCCAGCATTGCAGACAAACAGGCTATCGGAATCTGTGTCGCGGGTGGCGGTGGAGGCGGTGCTCCAGCATGCTGCGCTAGCCTCGATAAGGTGCTCGCGACCTGTGGTTTCAACGTGGTAGATCTGATCCCCGTCAGAAGACAAAACCTCATCGCCAAGCTGGGCGTATTAAAAGCTATTGGCGAATGGCTAGCACAAGGCGCGTCGGAATAATTCAACTTTCGCGTGAGAAATAATAACAATAGAAACTGGTGTTCCGATAATCAACCGGAACACCAGTTTCTCTTTCGAGTAAGCTCTTTATTTTCAGGGTGCTTTGAAGGCGCTTACGTCAATGAGCACCGGATAGCCCGAGTACTCCTTCAATTTCAAAGTCTTGAGTTGAACACCCTTCGGCACTGCCACCGCTAAACGGCACCTAAATGACTCTCCATTGCCGGCTCGTGCATCAATTGATCTATAAGAACTCGTGGAGAGCGGCCCGTTCCAATTAGTGTAGCTTGCACCATCAGCATCTTTGATCTCAAATCCTGAAGTTGGCGACGCACTTCCGCCGATTCCTCCGGAGCTATCACCCCAATACTTGCACTCCAAAGTAATTAGCGCATACACAGTCCCTATATCATAGCCCTCATCGGCTAACGGAGGATCCACGAACTCGACTTTATCCACCTTGGTCTCGAAGTCACCGGTAATGTATGACTGGCCTACAACGCCGGGGATCTGTTTGAGCATAGTTGCTCCCGTTGTGTCGGTAGGGTCGGAATAGGGCAAAGGCAATGCTGTAACCTTGCCTTTGAGATCGTAGCGAGCTACCGGTTTCGTCACTTCATATCTTGCAGCCATCAGTTTGGGCACTGGACCGTAGCCATCTACGCGAATAATCGCGAACACTTCGATCTTCTGTGCCGGCTTCAACACCTGATCAAGCTGGCTGTGCTTGGCATCTTCAACGCCGACCCCAAGGTATTCCTGGTTCCGGTCTTTGCCCGCCGCATCCACGGCAGTCCATGTAATAGTAGCGTAACCTACACCCTGCTCTTGCGGTAACGGATTGTGCAATGTGTAGTGGATAACGAGAAATTTCTCTCCTTCTTGAGGCCGAAATACGCTGCTTCCTACTTTGATCTGAGATATCGTGTATTCGGCGCTCTTTAGGGTCACGTTCATGGCATTCCCAGCTGCGCGTGTCCCAAGGGTGTAGGCTTTGGCGAATTGGCACCATTCACCCGGTAATTGAGAAGTGCCAATGGCGCTGAGTTTGTTAGTAGGTTTCTTTGGCTTCTTTGCTGCCGCAGAAGAAGTGACTACTGACCCTACGAGAAACGCAATTAGGACAAACAGCAAAACGGGATGTTGTTTCATGTCAATACTCCTTTGCTCTGTAATAATTGGCCCACGGTGGCTTTCCAGTACCGATTTCGCTACAAAAGTATGAATTGTAATCGCATAGGATTATTCGGACAAACTTCACATTACGCTGATAAAGGCCTTAAAAACACATTCCCTCAGCGCTACATAGTCTGCTGGATCGCCATGAAGCCCAATTACCCAATCACCATAAGCGATTGTATCTATCAAAACTCTAGCATAACCTACCTCACCTCGTCAAGATTCCAGTAAACTGTGTGATAGGTTTAAATTGAAGCCTGCTTTTGAGCCAGTGAGAACACACGATAGCAAATTTGATCCAAACATAATCCGTCCAATAACAATGGGGTCTAATTGCTCCTTCGCAAAACTTGTTGCCATTCAAAACGCAAATAACAGGTACAATTATGTGTACTGGCTCTGTTGAAGGTATCATCATTAATACAGTACAAGCTGACGACTATAAATCAAAAGCTTGGAGTATTTGAATTATTTAGCCATAAAATTGCGTATAATTAAATAAAAGGACAATTTATGAAATTACCTCAACTTAAAATAAAAGACCTTATGCCTCAGTATCCAATAATCCAAGGTGGTATGGCTGTAAGAGTCGCCACATGGCCTTTAGCCGGGGCAGTAGCAAATTCCGGAGGAATCGGATTAATCGGCGCTTCCGGTATGCAAGGTGACGAAGTAACAGATGAAATCCTCAAAGCAAAAAAGCTCTCGCCCAACGGCATAATTGGGATCAATATTATGTTTGTGGCGAGGAACTTCTTTGAAGTAGTGGAAGCCGCGACTAAAGCTGGTACTGACCTTATTGTGTCAGGCGCTGGGTTTTCCAGAGACGTTTTTAAATACGGACAGGAACATGGCGTCGCGATCGTGTCGGTTGTCTCCACTGCAAAAACCGCCCTACTCGCACTAAAATGCGGAGCGGATGCCGTGATCGTAGAAGGTAAAGAAGCCGGAGGTCATCTGGGAACAGACAGACCGATGATGGAAATCTTAAAAGAGACCATCGAAGCAATCAGCAAGAAAATTCCAGTAATCGGTGCCGGAGGGGTTATTGACGGCAAAGGTATCGCCGATGCTATCAAATTGGGCGCTGACGGCGTGCAAATGGGAACCAGATTCGTAATGTCTGAAGAATGCACTGTTTCTCCTAAGTTCAAAGAACTCTACCTCAACACTCCCAAAGAAAACGTGAAGCTTTTTCACAGCCCTGTTGGACTCCCCGGTAGAGCCATTCGAACAAAGTTTTTAGATAGCGTACTCAACAACACTGTTGAACCGTTTAAATGCTCATACCTCTGCATGAAAAGTTGCAAACGTAATTTTTGTATAATTCAATCTCTAATGAATGCTCGACAAGGCGATATTGATGACGCAATCGTTTTTTGCGGAGAGAATTATTGGAAAATTAAGGATATTCTGCCTGTTCAAACCATTATTGATAATCTTGTGAGAGAAGCAAACGAAAATCTTCAAGATGTGTGAATAGCGGATAAGATTTCATGAAGCTTTGAGCCTGAGAACATAACATGAAAATTATTCCGATCTAATTATAAAAGGAAGCGCACATAAAACTATGCTTGCTAATATAAGTAGAACAGGATTACCGATCATACAGGGAACGATACACAGCCCACCGCCAGCAAGCATTGGCATTAATTGGCTTTGCTTTTTTCCATAGATGAAATAGCCTGTCCCGATGGAACCCGTTATCAAGCCGATAAGAAGCATCTGTTCCATAATCACCTCATGCAGAATTGTCTCATTTGATTCTCTACTGCTACTCTTATTCCATGATCACAGATTGCTTAAAACAAGAGAACCCTTTACTAACTTAACGGTTCCCTCGCCCATCATATGAAATGGCACCTGATTTCAACAATTTGACACTATATACTTAGTGTGATATAATATCAATTCCTGAAAGCGCGATTCGAAGAAGCCCGTGTCCACCATTTACTCTTATCGGATTGAAGTGGGCAGGGCGTTTGTTTTTATCAGGTACTAGACTGCGCATTTTTCTATCGTAATTGATTATTATTCGCATTAATTAAAGGGTGGGCAATGGTTAATCACGGTCTTCCGCCCAAAAGTGGTTTGTACGATCCGCAATTTGAACATGACGCATGCGGTGTTGGCTTTGTCGCGAATATTAAAGGCGTTCGTTCACATGCCATTATCGAACAGGGACTAAGGATTCTTGAAAACTTAGTCCATCGCGGGGCGTGCGGTTGCGATCCAGAGACCGGTGATGGCGCAGGCATTTTGTTTCAAATCCCTCATGAATTCTTCCAAAAACAGCTTGACGGTCGATTACCAGGACCAGGCGACTATGCGGTCGGGATGGTGTTCCTGCCTTGCGATCCGACTGAACGCGCTATTTGTGAAGCTGTAATTGTTAAGATCGTTAATGATGAAGGGCAACATTTTATAGATTGGCGTGATGTTCCTCGAGACAGCTCTAAAACCGGCACTAAGGCTCGTGAAGTCGAGCCTGTTATTAAACAGTTCTTCGTCAAGCGCGGAGCAAATGCGCCGGATGAAGCAGCTTGCGAACGCAAACTTTATGTCATTCGCAAGTCTGTTTGGCGTGCCCTTCAGTCTAAAAAGCTTCAAGAATTTTCCGATTACTACATTTGCAGCTTGTCCTCACGCACAATTGTTTATAAAGGATTACTGCTAGCCCATCAGATCAGCGGCTATTATCTCGATTTAGCCGACCCAAGTCTGGTAACAGCGATTGCTCTTGTTCATCAAAGGTTCAGCACCAACACCTTCCCTACTTGGTCACTAGCGCATCCCTACAGAATGATTGCCCATAACGGTGAAATCAACACGTTACGCGGAAACCGCAACTGGATGCGCGCTCGACAAGCTCGATTAACTTCCGATTTATTTGGTGAAGATGTCAAGAAAATCATGCCGCTTATTAATGACCAAGGCAGTGACTCGGGGAGTCTGGACAATGCGCTTGAGATGTTAGTTAGGGGCGGTCGAAGCCTTCCGCATGCTCTGATGATGCTCATTCCGGAGGCTTGGGACAATAAAGAACCGATGGACCCCGACAGACGCGCTTTCTATGAGTACCACGCCTGCATTATGGAGCCATGGGATGGCCCTGCAACTATTGCCTTCACCGATGGCCGAGTGGTGGGTGCGATTTTAGACCGCAATGGCCTCCGTCCTGCTCGTTTTTTGGTAACCAAGGACGACCTGGTCGTTATGGCTTCCGAAACGGGGGTTTTGGACATCCCTGTGGAGAATATTCGCGCAAAATGGCGACTTCAACCTGGCAAGATATTCTTGGTCGACACTGAAGAAGGCCGAATTGTAGATGATGAAGAGCTTAAAAACCGCATCGTAAGCCAAAAGCCGTATCGAAAGTGGCTTGCTGAGAATAAAATTGAGCTTCGTAACCTGCCTGACCCGCCGACCGTTCACCTTCCCGACCGCGATACGATTTTAGACCGGCAGCAACTATTCGGCTATACATTAGAAGACCTTCGACTTATAATTGCGCCGATGGCGGTCAATGGTGAACAACCGCTTGGCTCGATGGGCAACGACACTCCGCTTGCGGTGTTATCCGATAGG of the bacterium genome contains:
- a CDS encoding ankyrin repeat domain-containing protein, producing the protein MILPIEETILLDLVPYWYRPLHWAVWSGLNEWIIKLIDDGHDIDARNLRGETPLHLAIRENNKEAMRLLILFGADVNARDYEGSTPLHVAAKKGDDVALRALIDSGADTTICDKQGHNPADKAVSDIEALLKIYFTRTNDI
- a CDS encoding uroporphyrinogen decarboxylase family protein, which produces MTSKERVTLAINRKQPDRVPIHDDMWGTSYDRWQKEGMPQVVDVQDFFGFDLRGIWCDNTLQLPCKVIEETEEFSITTSNDGETVKNWKTKTSTPELIDFTIKTREIWEEHKPRAVLNESRVNYESAKKTYDRAAENGFFLHLDFGLGFTRVCSIVGPDRTLMAMVDDPEWIQDMFMTDSRLCVAIAEELFSRGIDVDAGWIFDDLGFKQKGFFSAAMYKELLWPAHKLVCDVFKSHGKPMILHSCGFIEEFIPLFIEAGFDCIQPLEVKAGNDMLKLKKQYGDRLAFMGGIDVRAMAHPDPSVIEKEIFTKIPAMKQGGGYIYHSDHSVPDNISYQQYQRTLELVREYGKY
- a CDS encoding flavodoxin family protein, which translates into the protein MKMLVLCGSRNPEGQTAKAAQGLMHGVIGKNGQAEIVLLPTLAIERCRQCDDSGWGICIKEGKCIIEDDFAGLVERVKGADVVAFATPVYFSDLSESMRAFLDRLRRTCCNEVGRASIADKQAIGICVAGGGGGGAPACCASLDKVLATCGFNVVDLIPVRRQNLIAKLGVLKAIGEWLAQGASE
- a CDS encoding nitronate monooxygenase, with the protein product MKLPQLKIKDLMPQYPIIQGGMAVRVATWPLAGAVANSGGIGLIGASGMQGDEVTDEILKAKKLSPNGIIGINIMFVARNFFEVVEAATKAGTDLIVSGAGFSRDVFKYGQEHGVAIVSVVSTAKTALLALKCGADAVIVEGKEAGGHLGTDRPMMEILKETIEAISKKIPVIGAGGVIDGKGIADAIKLGADGVQMGTRFVMSEECTVSPKFKELYLNTPKENVKLFHSPVGLPGRAIRTKFLDSVLNNTVEPFKCSYLCMKSCKRNFCIIQSLMNARQGDIDDAIVFCGENYWKIKDILPVQTIIDNLVREANENLQDV
- a CDS encoding glutamate synthase central domain-containing protein; amino-acid sequence: MVNHGLPPKSGLYDPQFEHDACGVGFVANIKGVRSHAIIEQGLRILENLVHRGACGCDPETGDGAGILFQIPHEFFQKQLDGRLPGPGDYAVGMVFLPCDPTERAICEAVIVKIVNDEGQHFIDWRDVPRDSSKTGTKAREVEPVIKQFFVKRGANAPDEAACERKLYVIRKSVWRALQSKKLQEFSDYYICSLSSRTIVYKGLLLAHQISGYYLDLADPSLVTAIALVHQRFSTNTFPTWSLAHPYRMIAHNGEINTLRGNRNWMRARQARLTSDLFGEDVKKIMPLINDQGSDSGSLDNALEMLVRGGRSLPHALMMLIPEAWDNKEPMDPDRRAFYEYHACIMEPWDGPATIAFTDGRVVGAILDRNGLRPARFLVTKDDLVVMASETGVLDIPVENIRAKWRLQPGKIFLVDTEEGRIVDDEELKNRIVSQKPYRKWLAENKIELRNLPDPPTVHLPDRDTILDRQQLFGYTLEDLRLIIAPMAVNGEQPLGSMGNDTPLAVLSDRPQLLYNYFKQLFAQVTNPPIDPIREELVMSLTNYIGQNGSLFEQTPDNCRQVRLETSILTNVELEKLRHISAGDFRARTLSILFDPTSGAVGMENAIIRLCKESSRALKEGVSV